A section of the Lusitaniella coriacea LEGE 07157 genome encodes:
- a CDS encoding MFS transporter, with amino-acid sequence MKTVKSRPRTAPIARKKLRPKVSPYRRRGKPSVLFGIAKLLGFGGMILNSILTGSIAYLGLTAIWTGGIRGWLMGFPAIAIALLSTFAGLGAIYINYKPLTASRLMTIAAIVSLIFGSLLSFADWHILPLALVNTAFLGISAIATLLTRPPRKKRMPVVRYHRKSPTYLKD; translated from the coding sequence CCCATCGCGCGTAAGAAACTCAGACCTAAAGTGTCTCCCTATCGCCGGCGCGGAAAGCCAAGCGTTCTATTTGGTATCGCTAAACTGTTGGGGTTTGGCGGCATGATCCTTAACTCAATCTTAACAGGAAGTATTGCGTACCTGGGTTTGACCGCGATATGGACGGGGGGGATTCGCGGTTGGTTGATGGGTTTCCCCGCGATCGCGATCGCGCTTTTAAGTACTTTTGCCGGATTGGGTGCAATCTATATCAACTATAAACCCCTCACTGCTTCTCGGCTGATGACGATCGCCGCGATCGTTTCTCTGATTTTTGGCAGTCTGTTATCCTTCGCCGATTGGCATATTCTGCCTTTAGCCCTGGTTAATACTGCCTTTTTGGGAATAAGCGCGATCGCGACCCTCCTCACTCGCCCTCCCCGGAAAAAAAGAATGCCAGTTGTCCGGTATCATAGAAAATCGCCCACCTACCTTAAGGATTAA